Proteins from a genomic interval of Amphiura filiformis chromosome 9, Afil_fr2py, whole genome shotgun sequence:
- the LOC140160840 gene encoding proton-coupled amino acid transporter 1-like has translation MAEKIAEKRPLLRRTSSTPCISFQGVENSVNSADGETKSLNVHRMRFSLSESRMFVTHTTTNMQTLMHVLKGNIGTGLLGLPVAVMQAGLVVGPLGLVAMGIIAVLCMQMMVRSCHFLCEKACLTALDYGQVFEEALRQGPVPYFRRNPKIGSIMVNCFLIFTQLGFCCVYFLFMADNIHEIYFHFYGEKVPSTQMFILILFPFVMLYVCIRDLDDLAPFSTIANILTVIGLVITFEYMFSHLGTTVDPKDLPLFGSWKGLFIFFGTAIYSFEGIGVVLPLENKMKNPEDFGLVLYVGMFIVCSLYVCMGTVGYLCFGDALKDTITLNLPETGLYIFVKVLFVLAIYISYGLQFYVPIEILWPHIKNRIASENYQLLGEYIFRLVIVLVTMSLAILIPQLSLFISLIGAFSGAALAIIFPPLLEEITFFYKGHSHWTIWLRMLRNFTFIIVGLLGFVVGTVISVQEIVAAFYN, from the exons ATGGcagaaaaaatagctgaaaagCGCCCTCTTCTGCGCCGGACATCATCCACTCCCTGCATCTCATTCCAAGGGGTAGAGAATTCAGTTAATAGTGCAGATGGTGAAACCAAGAGCTTAAATGTCCACCGGATGCGCTTCTCTCTGAGCGAGTCGCGTATGTTTGTGACCCATACAACTAC CAATATGCAGACTCTGATGCATGTGTTAAAGGGTAACATAGGCACCGGATTACTGGGGCTACCTGTGGCTGTCATGCAAGCAGGATTAGTG GTTGGCCCTTTAGGCCTCGTTGCCATGGGGATTATAGCAGTACTATGTATGCAGATGATGGTCAGGAGCTGCCATTTTCTGTGTGAAAA GGCATGTCTAACTGCATTAGATTATGGTCAGGTATTTGAAGAAGCACTACGGCAGGGTCCCGTACCATACTTCAGAAGGAATCCTAAAATTGGAAG CATCATGGTGAATTGTTTCCTTATATTTACACAGCTTGGGTTCTGCTGTGTCTATTTCCTCTTCATGGCAGATAATATACACGAG atatattttcatttttatggtGAGAAAGTTCCCAGTACCCAGATGTTTATCCTCATACTCTTCCCATTTGTGATGCTGTATGTCTGCATTAGAGACCTGGATGATCTGGCACCATTCTCTACTATTGCTAATATACTTACTGTTATTGGTCTTGTTATTACATTTGAA TACATGTTTTCACATTTAGGTACTACAGTTGACCCCAAAGATCTACCGCTATTTGGCAGTTGGAAGGGTCTCTTTATATTCTTTGGTACTGCTATTTATTCATTTGAAGGAATTGGCGTG GTTTTACCACTTGAGAATAAGATGAAGAACCCTGAAGATTTTGGTTTGGTGTTGTATGTGGGTATGTTCATAGTGTGTTCTCTCTATGTCTGTATGGGCACGGTGGGATATCTATGTTTTGGTGACGCTCTGAAGGACACTATTACACTAAATCTTCCAGAGACAGG GTTATATATTTTTGTGAAAGTATTGTTTGTACTTGCCATATACATCTCGTATGGTCTTCAGTTTTATGTGCCAATAGAGATTTTGTGGCCTCATATCAAGAACAGAATAGCATCTGAGAATTACCAGTTACTTGGAGAATATATATTCAGATTGGTTATAGTATTAGTTACAA TGTCGTTAGCCATCTTAATTCCTCAGCTCTCCCTCTTCATTTCCTTGATTGGAGCATTCAGTGGTGCTGCATTAGCCATAATCTTCCCTCCACTGCTGGAGGAGATCACCTTCTTTTATAAAGGACACTCACATTGGACAATATGGCTACGGATGCTGAGAAATTTCACTTTTATCATCGTTGGATTACTTGGATTTGTCGTCGGCACTGTGATTTCTGTACAAGAAATCGTTGCTGCTTTTTATAATTAA